In a genomic window of Sulfurisphaera tokodaii str. 7:
- a CDS encoding DUF711 family protein, whose translation MKIRALTIFVTNFDKNKINDYIQKLEEIKDEKIWTKRIALPPTPRDLSLDKIADLIPIDSKEIIFSLFHLKSNDNRIKELAGILHTNDKIYASVLLKRPEETKDVSDFIYSLDPEISTRVAVLIYDDFLLTPYFPVGSANTITDSIGISVLFANDYLQGKGNISLINANEIGAKYAKDFKVRYLGVDISLSPWMTESVADIIENKSGKLFSPGNTFAVFGINKELFNLAWQNKIKPIGFSEVMLPVAEDITLMKRVEEESLRLPHLQQLTFACVAGLDMVAITRDKDLYYKIFLDSIAIQFNKRRPYGIRIIPSTGSGYIFINGYGKIPEIKTV comes from the coding sequence ATGAAAATAAGGGCATTAACAATATTCGTTACGAATTTTGACAAAAATAAAATAAATGATTATATTCAAAAACTAGAGGAAATAAAAGACGAGAAAATATGGACAAAAAGAATTGCTTTACCACCAACACCCAGAGACTTGTCTTTAGATAAAATAGCAGATCTCATTCCTATAGACTCTAAGGAAATAATTTTCTCACTATTTCATTTAAAATCTAATGATAATAGGATAAAGGAATTAGCAGGGATATTACATACAAATGATAAGATTTACGCTTCAGTTTTACTTAAAAGACCAGAAGAGACCAAAGATGTATCAGATTTTATATACTCCTTAGATCCTGAGATTTCAACTAGAGTAGCTGTCCTAATCTATGATGATTTCCTTTTAACTCCATATTTTCCAGTAGGATCCGCAAATACAATAACTGACTCTATTGGCATATCTGTATTATTTGCTAATGATTATCTACAAGGTAAAGGAAACATAAGCTTGATTAATGCAAACGAAATTGGGGCAAAATATGCTAAAGACTTTAAAGTTAGGTATTTAGGCGTTGATATTTCACTTTCCCCGTGGATGACTGAGAGTGTTGCTGATATAATAGAAAATAAAAGTGGAAAACTATTTTCGCCTGGTAATACTTTTGCAGTTTTTGGTATTAACAAGGAATTATTCAATTTAGCATGGCAAAATAAAATAAAACCTATAGGCTTCTCTGAAGTTATGCTACCAGTTGCCGAAGATATAACATTAATGAAAAGAGTTGAAGAGGAAAGTCTAAGATTACCTCATTTACAACAACTCACATTTGCTTGTGTTGCAGGATTGGACATGGTAGCAATAACCAGGGATAAGGATCTATATTATAAGATATTTCTTGATAGTATTGCAATTCAATTTAATAAAAGAAGACCTTATGGTATAAGAATTATTCCATCTACTGGTTCAGGATATATATTTATTAATGGTTATGGCAAAATACCCGAGATTAAAACTGTCTGA
- a CDS encoding cysteine synthase family protein, producing MQGMWPTPLLKLNIGNDVWAKLEFYNPFSHSIKDRTALFLFKEAIKQNAKSIVEATSGNTGIALSALSSIFKINFTVFIPSTAPSSFKVLMKILGANVISAGNSTTELLPLVKKLSEFNGYTHLDQFHNEINVLAHYETTAKEIDEQTKVSGIKVKRIIATMGTAGHIVGIAKYFKEKYGDDVEIIGVEPAQGERIPGIKRVTDDKDNKFLKIAKIDRIIEIKFKEAVEGVIDVARNDGILIGLSSGATVSAYKKVIRESKDEGATILIFPDDAFKYVNELEEYV from the coding sequence ATGCAAGGGATGTGGCCTACTCCATTATTAAAGTTAAATATAGGTAATGATGTATGGGCTAAATTAGAGTTCTATAACCCTTTCAGTCATAGTATTAAGGATAGAACTGCTCTATTCTTATTTAAAGAAGCAATCAAGCAAAACGCTAAATCAATAGTTGAGGCAACTTCTGGCAATACTGGAATAGCTCTTTCTGCACTCTCTTCTATATTTAAAATAAATTTTACAGTGTTTATACCATCTACTGCTCCTTCATCATTCAAAGTCTTAATGAAAATTTTAGGCGCAAACGTCATTTCAGCAGGAAATTCTACAACTGAGCTCTTACCTTTAGTGAAGAAACTAAGTGAATTTAATGGGTATACTCATCTGGATCAGTTTCATAATGAGATTAATGTTTTAGCTCATTATGAAACTACAGCTAAAGAAATTGATGAGCAAACTAAAGTTTCTGGTATTAAAGTTAAAAGGATAATAGCTACTATGGGAACTGCTGGACATATTGTAGGTATAGCTAAGTATTTTAAAGAGAAATATGGTGATGACGTAGAAATTATAGGTGTTGAACCTGCGCAAGGAGAGCGTATACCTGGAATAAAAAGAGTTACAGATGATAAGGATAATAAGTTTCTTAAAATTGCTAAGATTGATAGGATAATAGAGATTAAGTTTAAGGAGGCTGTAGAGGGAGTAATAGATGTTGCTAGAAATGATGGTATTTTAATAGGTTTAAGCTCTGGTGCCACTGTTTCTGCATACAAAAAAGTGATAAGAGAAAGTAAGGATGAAGGTGCTACTATTTTAATATTCCCAGATGACGCATTTAAGTACGTTAATGAGTTAGAGGAGTATGTATAA
- a CDS encoding DsrE/DsrF/DrsH-like family protein → MQKLIVLVSNNSLDAMYHALTLALSAKALGWGVKVFVTSQAVALFIKGSKRKFSMPFLARLFLNLQMKRLKITDADKMLEEALKEGVEFYVDEVGLKIIGASKEDLIDGVKLSGSITFLTEAKEADVVVSL, encoded by the coding sequence ATGCAGAAACTTATTGTTCTTGTATCGAATAATAGCCTTGATGCGATGTATCATGCTCTTACTTTAGCATTATCAGCTAAAGCTTTGGGTTGGGGTGTTAAAGTATTTGTAACTTCTCAAGCTGTGGCTTTATTTATTAAAGGTTCAAAGAGAAAATTTTCTATGCCATTTCTTGCAAGATTATTCTTAAATTTACAAATGAAGAGACTAAAGATAACTGATGCTGATAAAATGTTAGAAGAGGCACTAAAAGAAGGTGTAGAATTCTACGTCGATGAGGTAGGTTTGAAAATAATAGGTGCAAGTAAAGAAGATTTGATTGATGGTGTGAAATTATCTGGTAGTATAACTTTTTTAACAGAGGCAAAAGAAGCTGATGTGGTGGTCTCTTTATGA
- a CDS encoding 30S ribosomal protein S19e — MITPKMVPADVFIPRLAQYLRENVKELQPAEWSYFAKTSSFNERVPDNPEIWWYVRAASLLRKLYFISPLGVGTTRRLYSGLKRRGAKPPRTVKAPGHANRLILRQLEKAGLVIRTKKGRVLSPKGRSLLDKLSYEMFKELAEKKPELKKYLE; from the coding sequence ATGATAACACCTAAAATGGTGCCAGCAGATGTTTTCATACCTAGATTAGCACAGTATCTAAGAGAAAATGTAAAAGAACTACAACCGGCTGAATGGTCCTACTTTGCTAAAACCTCTAGCTTTAATGAAAGAGTTCCAGATAATCCAGAAATCTGGTGGTATGTAAGGGCTGCTTCTTTATTACGAAAATTATATTTCATCTCACCCTTAGGAGTTGGAACTACAAGAAGATTATATAGTGGACTAAAGAGAAGAGGAGCTAAACCACCGAGAACAGTTAAGGCACCTGGTCATGCTAACAGATTAATTTTACGCCAATTAGAAAAAGCTGGATTAGTTATAAGAACGAAAAAAGGTAGAGTTTTATCACCTAAAGGAAGATCACTTTTAGATAAATTATCATACGAAATGTTTAAAGAGTTGGCTGAGAAAAAACCAGAATTGAAAAAATACTTAGAATAA
- the moaA gene encoding GTP 3',8-cyclase MoaA, with protein MIDRFGRSIEDLRVTLTHVCNFSCFFCHMEGEDNSQSLLSPEEISLVAKVGIEYGIRSVKLTGGEPTLRRDLLQIIRELKDVGIKEVSMTTNGVLLSTLAWKLKEVGLDRVNVSLHSLDKQLFKEITGVDALDKVIEGIKEAIKAGLRPLKLNFVLTKKNISQLDNIINFAIETGVDELHLIELHPVGLGKNTFEYHEKLESIEKILKERADKIEIRSKHYRPRYYLNNLVIEVVKPYANPIFCAGCNRIRLTADGKLKTCLYRQDKEIDIMDILRGDFSLEEKIELIREAYEIAIAIREPNFKYKVESYAPS; from the coding sequence ATGATTGATAGATTTGGAAGGTCGATTGAGGATTTAAGAGTAACTTTAACGCATGTGTGCAATTTTTCTTGTTTTTTCTGTCATATGGAAGGAGAAGACAATTCTCAGAGTTTGTTGTCTCCAGAAGAAATTTCTTTGGTAGCTAAAGTAGGAATTGAATATGGAATAAGGTCAGTTAAACTTACTGGTGGAGAACCAACTCTAAGAAGGGACTTATTGCAAATTATTAGAGAGTTAAAAGATGTAGGTATAAAAGAAGTTTCTATGACAACAAACGGTGTTCTTTTATCTACGTTAGCATGGAAACTTAAAGAAGTTGGACTAGATAGAGTTAATGTAAGTTTACACTCATTAGATAAACAGCTTTTCAAGGAGATTACTGGAGTTGACGCACTAGATAAGGTTATTGAAGGAATAAAAGAAGCTATTAAGGCTGGATTAAGACCATTAAAATTAAATTTTGTATTAACTAAGAAAAATATATCGCAATTAGATAATATAATTAATTTTGCTATTGAAACTGGAGTAGATGAACTACATTTAATAGAACTTCATCCGGTAGGATTAGGTAAAAATACATTTGAATATCATGAAAAATTGGAAAGTATAGAGAAAATATTAAAAGAGAGAGCTGATAAAATAGAAATAAGAAGTAAACACTATAGACCAAGATATTATCTCAATAATTTAGTCATTGAGGTTGTGAAACCGTATGCAAACCCAATTTTTTGTGCTGGATGTAATAGAATAAGACTAACAGCTGACGGCAAATTAAAGACTTGTTTATATAGACAAGATAAAGAAATAGATATAATGGATATATTACGTGGTGATTTTAGTTTAGAAGAAAAAATTGAATTAATACGTGAAGCCTATGAAATAGCAATAGCTATAAGAGAACCTAATTTTAAATATAAGGTTGAGAGTTATGCGCCTTCATAA
- a CDS encoding nicotinate phosphoribosyltransferase, which produces MKFYIASEEDILSGKITDIYFERAEQTLKHLGISNVKVRMEIHSYGLPEGYKWAVFAGLEEVLRLFEGKPVDIYAMPEGTLFKEIEPVMIIEGNYLDFGVFETAFLGMLRHSSSIATKAARIKSLAMDKTVLFFGLRALHPAIAPMADRSAYIGGCDGISGAFDREYFNIEPSGTMPHALMLVVGDNVKAWKAFDEAMPPSVPRIILSDTFEDERTEALKAAELLKDRIYGVRLDTPSSRRGNFRKIIQEVRWTLNIHGYNNVKIIVSGGIDEDDVVNLRDVVDGFGVGTSIAFPPSVDFSADIVEKYVDGKWIPFTKRGKWPGAKQVYRCGPTPDHDVITLLDGKPPSSDCRPLLVKYMENGKLIRSLPSIKEIREYVLQQLKKITQQ; this is translated from the coding sequence ATGAAATTTTATATTGCATCTGAAGAGGATATACTTTCTGGAAAAATAACGGATATTTATTTTGAAAGAGCGGAACAAACTTTGAAGCACTTGGGAATTTCAAATGTAAAAGTAAGAATGGAAATTCATTCTTATGGTTTACCAGAAGGATATAAATGGGCTGTATTTGCAGGCCTCGAGGAGGTGCTTAGGCTTTTTGAAGGAAAACCAGTTGATATTTATGCTATGCCAGAAGGTACTTTATTTAAGGAAATAGAACCAGTAATGATAATAGAAGGAAATTACTTAGATTTTGGGGTGTTCGAGACTGCATTTCTAGGAATGCTTAGGCATTCCTCTAGTATAGCTACGAAAGCAGCTAGAATAAAAAGTTTAGCTATGGATAAGACTGTGTTATTTTTTGGATTAAGAGCTTTACATCCAGCAATAGCTCCTATGGCGGATAGGTCAGCTTATATAGGCGGTTGTGATGGGATCTCAGGAGCTTTTGATAGAGAATATTTTAATATAGAACCTTCTGGAACAATGCCTCATGCATTAATGTTAGTTGTGGGTGATAATGTAAAAGCGTGGAAGGCATTTGATGAGGCTATGCCTCCAAGCGTTCCAAGGATAATATTGTCTGATACATTTGAGGATGAAAGAACTGAAGCACTAAAGGCAGCCGAATTACTGAAGGATAGAATTTATGGTGTAAGGTTAGATACCCCATCTAGTAGAAGGGGTAATTTTAGGAAAATTATCCAAGAGGTAAGATGGACATTAAATATACATGGTTATAATAACGTTAAGATTATTGTAAGTGGAGGTATAGATGAAGATGATGTAGTAAATTTAAGAGATGTTGTAGATGGTTTTGGTGTAGGAACTAGTATAGCATTTCCTCCAAGTGTAGATTTTAGTGCTGATATTGTTGAAAAATACGTTGATGGTAAGTGGATTCCATTCACTAAAAGAGGAAAATGGCCTGGAGCTAAACAAGTTTATAGATGTGGGCCTACACCTGATCATGACGTTATAACACTTCTTGATGGGAAGCCTCCTTCTTCTGATTGTCGTCCTTTATTAGTGAAATATATGGAAAATGGAAAATTAATAAGAAGTTTGCCTTCTATAAAAGAAATAAGGGAGTATGTGTTACAACAATTAAAGAAAATTACTCAACAATAA
- a CDS encoding DNA-binding protein has product MSDEYDAELDELLRRKALEQQRKALEEQQRKAELEAKKDAILRVILTPEARQRLANVKLVKPELAEAIENQLIALAQSGRIQAPITDEELKEILAQLTNQTRKDYKITIRERGWK; this is encoded by the coding sequence ATGAGTGACGAATATGACGCAGAATTAGATGAATTATTAAGAAGAAAGGCTCTCGAACAACAAAGAAAAGCATTGGAAGAGCAACAAAGAAAAGCTGAGTTAGAGGCAAAAAAAGATGCTATTCTAAGAGTCATCCTAACACCAGAAGCCAGACAAAGATTAGCTAATGTTAAATTAGTTAAACCAGAGTTAGCTGAAGCCATAGAAAATCAACTGATAGCTTTAGCACAATCTGGAAGAATACAAGCGCCAATAACTGATGAAGAATTGAAAGAAATATTAGCACAATTAACTAATCAAACTAGAAAAGATTATAAGATTACAATTAGGGAAAGGGGTTGGAAATGA
- a CDS encoding sulfurtransferase TusA family protein, with amino-acid sequence MIIDSDDVCPVVLVQTLRAFRDAKEGEEIVVKTKWEAAVQELKKWCDETGNTYIGWEKEGNKYVIKMKKGK; translated from the coding sequence ATGATAATTGATTCTGATGACGTGTGTCCAGTAGTTCTGGTTCAAACATTAAGGGCTTTTAGAGACGCTAAAGAAGGCGAGGAAATAGTGGTTAAAACAAAGTGGGAGGCTGCTGTGCAAGAACTAAAAAAATGGTGTGATGAGACTGGTAATACATACATTGGTTGGGAGAAAGAAGGGAATAAATATGTTATTAAAATGAAGAAAGGAAAATAA
- a CDS encoding 50S ribosomal protein L39e, translating into MSKNKPLGRKLRLARALKSNSPVPAWVIIKTNGKFRYNFHRRDWRRNDLKV; encoded by the coding sequence ATGAGTAAAAATAAACCTTTGGGGAGAAAATTAAGATTGGCTAGAGCATTAAAAAGTAATTCACCAGTACCAGCATGGGTTATAATAAAAACAAATGGAAAGTTTAGATATAACTTCCACAGAAGAGATTGGAGAAGAAATGATTTAAAGGTGTAA
- a CDS encoding phosphate signaling complex PhoU family protein — protein MEVRRVQKFGKSTLMVSLPAEWVKEVGLNAGESVYLEVDEDGSLKIYPPNMKIQGSPREIKVVISNLVIPEIITRIIYGLYILGFDRIEIESKEKLFSEDLLRKIKESVRSLIGFEITVQNVDYIQIQSFLDPTKYTMNSLLNRLINNLKQMLHYLSLGIKEGSRTFLQETIELEREIDRLYYLALRQLILSQSNRSLAYMIGVKRIQLIGNRILIKAIEEAADEISEAANDLLALPPQDLDEIKKYWNQFNDLIEQSTVIIDHAIKVLNKEDIKLINEAMEELRTLRRILIAEATKTDSMDNYRLIIVIRSVNLRLYNAIRRMEPIVEIAFNRSLENTKEIIVE, from the coding sequence ATGGAAGTACGTAGGGTTCAAAAATTTGGGAAATCAACATTAATGGTTTCCCTACCAGCTGAATGGGTAAAAGAAGTAGGATTAAATGCTGGGGAGAGCGTATATTTAGAAGTTGATGAGGATGGAAGCCTAAAAATCTATCCGCCAAATATGAAAATTCAAGGCTCTCCTAGAGAAATAAAAGTAGTCATCTCTAATCTTGTAATACCAGAAATAATCACTAGAATCATATATGGGCTTTATATTCTAGGATTTGATAGGATAGAAATAGAGAGTAAAGAAAAATTATTTAGTGAAGATTTACTAAGAAAAATTAAGGAATCAGTAAGGAGTTTAATTGGTTTTGAAATTACTGTCCAAAACGTTGATTATATACAAATACAATCTTTCTTAGACCCTACTAAATACACTATGAACAGCTTACTTAATAGGCTTATAAACAACCTAAAACAAATGCTTCATTATCTAAGTCTAGGTATAAAAGAAGGTAGTAGAACCTTCTTGCAAGAAACAATAGAATTAGAAAGGGAAATAGACCGTTTATATTACTTAGCATTAAGACAACTTATACTTTCACAATCAAATAGAAGCTTAGCATATATGATAGGTGTAAAAAGAATCCAGTTAATTGGAAATAGGATATTAATAAAAGCCATTGAAGAAGCTGCTGATGAGATAAGCGAAGCAGCAAACGATCTACTTGCATTGCCTCCACAAGATTTAGATGAAATAAAGAAATACTGGAACCAATTTAATGATTTGATAGAACAATCTACGGTAATAATAGATCATGCTATAAAAGTTCTTAATAAAGAAGATATTAAATTAATAAATGAGGCTATGGAAGAATTAAGAACATTAAGAAGAATATTAATAGCGGAAGCCACTAAAACTGATTCCATGGATAATTATAGATTAATTATAGTAATAAGAAGTGTAAACCTAAGACTGTACAATGCCATAAGAAGAATGGAACCAATAGTTGAGATAGCATTCAATAGAAGTTTAGAAAATACAAAAGAAATTATTGTTGAGTAA